In Fusobacterium sp. IOR10, the genomic window GATTCCTCCACTTTCATTAGTAAAACCTGGCATATAAAAAATCTTTTTTAAACTTTTAGAATCTATTAATGATTCTTTTAAATGAAAATCTTCAATCCATTTTTCTCCTGAAAGATACTCTAAGTTTATCCAAAGTTTTGACTTTTCTTTAGCTATATCTATATAATCTTTAAATATATCGCAACCGAAAGCCTCTATTATTATATCAGAAACTCCAAGTTTTTTTAATTCTTTTTTTAAAAAATATTTTTTTATATATATAATGTCATCTATCTCTTGATAATTTAAGTCTTTAGCTTTAGGATTGATTTTCAATAATTCTTCTAATTTATTTAGAATTATTCTTATTCGAACTTTCCCATAGACTCTTTTTAATTCCTTAGCTAGCCTATAAATAACTCCTATATCCCCATAGTTATCAATAACCTCACAAAATATATCAATAGTTTTAGGAATCATATCTACACCTCATTTGTATTATTTCTTTTTTTATAGGAAAGGATAGCTTTATGCATCCATCTTTTGGTAAATATCATAGCTCTTCCCACAGCAACTAAATCTAGCAGATTATTTTCTATTAAATAACTTACTTGTGTTTCTTTTTTTATATTTCTAACACCTATAACTGGGATATTTAAATTTTCTCTTATTTTAATTCCCATGTAAATTACCCAATCTAGTGGGAAATCTTCAGGGAAGTCATTTATTTTAACATTTTGTCTAAAACTATCATCTGGAATTCCTGTGGAAACATGAAGTAGATCAATCCCTAACTCTTCAAGATATTTTGCTATTTTGATTCCATCTTCAAGACTAGGTTCATTTCCACCCATTCTATATCCCAATATAAAGTTATCATCAAATAAATTTTTTGTTCTTTGGATTAAAGTTTTGTTAAAATACATTCTTTTTTCAAAACTTCCACCGTATTTATCAAATCTAGTATTGTGAAGTTTAGAGTTTAATTGACTTAATAGGTATGTGTGAGCTCCATGAATTTCTATTCCATCAAAACCAGCTTTTTTTGCTCTTTCAAAAGCAAGGACAAACATATCTAAAATATTATCTAGCACTTCTTCTTTAACTAAATTGAAATCTTTTTTAAAGCCTGCATGATGAATTTGTATTAACATGGGAACACTATATTTTTTACCAATAGCAGATATTTTTTTTAATCCGTCAATAAAGGAATCATCCCATAAACCAAGTTGATTATCTCTAAGTTTACCATTTTTATCCACGCAAGTTGCTTCTACTATAATCATTCCAATTCCATCTCTAGCTATTTCTTCATACCAATTCAAAAGTTTTTCCGTAACTTTCCCGTCAGTTCCGATCATTGAAAATCTAACTAAAGGTGGCAAAACAACTCTATTCTTTACTTCTATATTTTTTATTTTTAAAGGCGATAACATATTTTTCATTTTTCTTCCTTGGTTAATTTAATTTATTTTTTAACAAAGAATATAATAACATTATATTTATACAACATCAAGATTTTTTTTATATATTATTGGTTATTTAGTATTCCAAGTTTTAATTTACTTAAATTTATGATATAATACTCTGGATATAATAAAATAATTAGGAGGAATATTAATTAATGATTTCAACAAGCAATCTTACTATGAGATTTCCAGATAAAAAACTATTTGAAGATATAAATATAAAATTTACACCTGGAAACTGTTATGGACTTATTGGTGCCAATGGTGCTGGTAAATCTACTTTTGTTAAAATATTATCTGGTGAAATGTCACCAACTGAGGGAGACGTTATTTTAGACAAAAATAAAAGAATGGCTGTTCTTTCTCAAAATCACTTTGCTTTTGAAGAAATTAAAGTTTTAGATGTTGTTCTTATGGGACACAAAAAACTTTGGAGTATAATTGAAGCTAAAAATGCAATTTATGCAAAGGAAGAATTTACTGATGAAGATGGTATGAAAGCTGCTGATTTAGAAGGAGAATTTGCAGAATTAAACGGATGGGACGCTGAACCTGAAGCTGCAATGTTACTTACTGGTTTAGGTGTAGAAGCAAAATATCATGAATCTCTAATGAAAGAATTAGATGAAAGTCTAAAGGTTAAAATATTACTTGCTCAAGCTATTTTTGGAAATCCTGATGTTTTATTACTTGATGAGCCTACAAATGGTCTTGATATAAAAGCTGTTACTTGGCTAGAAAATTTTCTTATAAATTTAACAGATACTACTGTAATTGTTGTATCTCATGATAGACATTTCTTAAATAAAGTTTGTACACATATAGCTGATATAGATTTTGGTAAAATAAAAATGTTTGTTGGAAACTATGATTTTTGGTATGAATCTAGTCAATTAATGTTAGGACTTCTTTCTAATAAAAATAAAAAGATAGAACAAAAAAGACAAGAATTACAAGAATTTATTGCTAAATTCAGTGCCAATGCTTCAAAATCAAAACAAGCTACTTCAAGAAAAAAACAACTTGAAAAATTACAACTTGAGGATATGCAAGTTTCTAATAGAAAATATCCATTTATTGAATTTAAACCAACTAGAGAACCTGGAAATAATATGTTGAAAGTTGAAAATATTTCTAAATCGATAAATGGAGTTAAATTATTTGAAAATTTATCATTTACAATAAATAATACTGATAAGGTTATATTTATTTGTGATAATGATATATTAAAAACAACTCTTCTTTCTATCTTAGCAGGAGAAATGGAACCTGATTCAGGTACGGTTACTTGGGGGGTTACAGTTACATCAGCTTATATGCCTAAGGATAATTCCAAATATTTTGATGGTATTGAAGAAAATTTAGTTGATTGGTTAAGACCATATTCAACAGACAAACATGAATCATTTATCAGAGGATTCCTAGGAAGAATGTTATTTACAGGGGAAGAATCTCAAAAGAAAGCTTCAGTTTTATCAGGAGGAGAAAAAGTTAGATGTATGTTATCTAAAATGATGATGTCAGGAGCAAATGCTTTATTATTTGATAATCCAACAGATCATTTGGACCTTGAATCAATTACATCTTTAAATAAAGCTCTTTCTAAATTTACTGGGACTGTTTTATTTTCAGCCCACGACCATGAATTTATTCAAACTGTAGCCAATAGAATTATTGAAATACTACCTGATGGAAGTGTTATTGATAAATTAATGGATTATGACGATTATATTCAAATGAAAATAGATCAAGAAAAATAAATTTAAATGTTTTTATTCAAAGGAATGGAGGTATTCAAATGAAAAAAGTATATGTTTTATTAGCTGAAGGTTTTGAAATTTTAGAAGCAATGGCTCCTATTGATATTATGAGAAGAGCTGGGATAAAAGTTGTAACTTTATCCATTAACAAAACTCTTGAAGTAAATTCAGCTCAAGGGGTTATGGTTAAAGCTGATGAATTATTTAAAGATTACAAAGATGCTAGTGGTATATTTTTGCCAGGAGGATATTCTGGATATGAAAATCTTTTTAAATCAGATGAAGCTATGGAATTAACTAAATATTATTTAGAGAATAATAAATTAGTAGCTGCAATTTGTGGGGCTCCTTCTTCCTTAGGAAGAAGAAGAATGATTGATAATAGAAATATTACTCTACATTTTGGTTGTTACGATTTAGTAAAAGATTTCTGTAATATAATTAAAAAGCCCATTGTTTTAGATGGTAATTTGCTAACTGCAAGTGGTTCAGGTTATTCTCAAGAACTTGGATTTGAGATTTTAAAATATTTGACACCTGATAAAATAGATGAGGTAAAAAAAGGCATGACACTTAAATAAAATTTTTGTTCCTTCAGTTTAAAACTGAAGGAATTTTTTATTTTAGTTATAAAAAACATATTAAGTTTCTTTCTATTGATTATTTTATAAAATTAAGGTACAATAAATTCATAAGAGTTAAACAGTTAGGAGGTAGAAATGAAAAAAATATTTGGTTGTTTAATTATATTATACACACTGCTGTTTTCTATAGTGCAAGGAAGTTCTAAAAAGGATGGACAAATTGAAATTGAAGTTGAGTTGGAGATAGTTACAAATTTAAGTGTTCAAGTTGATCCTATGGATTTTGGGGATCAAATTCCAGGTAGTACAAATGTAAAAATAACCAGTAATATAACTGTAGAAGGTGAATCTGAAAGATATGTATTGGTTGAGTTTGTAGATAAAAATAATTCTAGCAATAGTGGTTTTGTAGATTTAATTAATAAAAGTAATAGTTCAGAAAAACAAAGGGTCTATTTGGAATTACAAAGTTCAAAAGATGGAAGTTTATACACTTCTGACGGAAAAGTGAAAGATAAAATAGTTGGGACAATTAATGAAGTAGTTGATTATCCAGGATACTATGAAGGTTCAGCAATTGTTAAAGTAAGATATGACTAATTACAAAAATGGAGGATGTATGAAGAAAATAATATTAAGTTTAATGATATGTTTATTTAGTTTTTCCTTTGGGGAAAATGAAATAAAAGTAAACATACCTTTAAAAACCACTGATATGTATCTTTATAAAAATCTTGAAATAGGTGAATATGAAGGGGTTTATACTCATTTTCTAGAGGGAATTTCAAATAAGGTTATTTATAAAGTAGATGACAGTTTTTATAACGATAATAGCAATGTGAGTAAAGAAAGTTCAGTGACTGTGAGGACCTTTGAAGATGAAAATGATGAGGACAACTATTATATAAAAACTCCAATTAGGTATACAGTGACAGTTTTAACTAAAAAGGATTCTTTTGTAAAAACAATGAATGATTTGAATAATTTAAATATAGGATACGTGAAAGAAAGTCAAGGTTTAAAGGAAATAGAAACAAGGTTTAGAAACGTAAAATTCATTGAAAATTCTTTTAAAAATAGAGAAAAAGCATTAGAAGCTCTTAAAAATGGTTTGGTAGAAGCTTTGATAATAAAAGATTGGCTTAATTATTATGATGATGATAAGTTTACAAGAGTTATAGAGAAAATTAACTATAAAGAATGTATAGCTATAGATAAAAACAGAAAAGATATTTATGAGAAGATTAAAGCTCAATTTGATAATTTTAATAACGAAGAAATAGATAAAATTATCAATATAGAAAGAACCAAATACTATAAATATATTTTAAAAGATACTCCAAATTATTCAATAGTTAAAAATAAATTTAAAGAGATAAAAGTTAATTTGCCAGGAGATAAATATATGATTCCTTTCTATTATTCTTATAAAAAAGGATACAAGGGAATTACAATAAAGGTTCTTGAAGAAATAGAAAAAGTTTTAGATGTACCTCTTGCATTTACTAAAGACACGGGAGATATAAAACCTATTCTTATTAGAAATAAGGAAAGTTTAAAGGATTATACTTTCACAAAACCTTATTATGAAAGTAAAGTAACTATAGCAAACAGAATTAGAGATGGGTTTATTGAAACTATATCTGATTTGGATAATAAAAAAATAATAATAAGAAAAGATAGTGGAATTAAGGATTATATTGAAAGCAGAGTAAAAAATCCGCATATTATAGAAGTAGATACTTATCAAGATGGATTAGATAAACTTCTTAGTGGAAAAGGGGAATGTTTAGCAGGTTATTTTGGTTCTGTAAATGGAATTATTTCAAATAATTTTATAGAGGGAAAAGTTAAAATAGCTGGGATATTAAATGATAGTCTAAGTATAAGTGTTGCAATTAATAAAGATCAGCCAGAATTGTCCCAGTTAGTTAGAATGATTGTCGAGAGTTTCGATGTTGATAAGACTATTTATGATGATTCATTAACAAAAAATATTTTAGTTGCTAAAAATTATAAATTAATGGCTAAAATAGGAATTCCATTGTTGATGTTTATTGTGATTTTAATAATAGTTTTAATAATTTCAGAAAAAAATAGAAAAAGAGCTGAAGAATTAGGATATATGCTTGTAAAAACATTGGAAATGGCTAATAAGCTAAATGATGAAGATACAGGGGAGCACACTAAGAGGTTAGGAATGTATGCAGAAGTTTTAGCTTTGGACATTGAAAAATTTACAAAAAAAGAGATAGAAGATATAAGAAAGTATGCAACTGTTCATGATATTGGTAAGGTTACTATTCCTGCAAATATTTTAAAAAAACCAGGAAAATTAACAGAAGAAGAATTTAATATAGTTAAAGAACATGTTAACTCTGGATTTGAAATAGTTAAAAATTTAAAATTAGGTAAAATAGCTGAAAATATAGTTAGATTTCATCATGAAAAGTGGAATGGAATGGGTTATCCCCTTGGTCTAAAAGAAAGCGAGATCCCATTGGAAGCAGCATTAGTAGGGATTGCAGATATGTATGATGCATTGAGACAAGAAAAGGCATATAAGAAAAGTTTAAATCATGAAGAAACTGTTAAAATAATAAAATTAGAATCAGGTAAAAGTTTTTCTCCTGAAATAGTAAAGTGTTTTATTAAGAATAATAAATTATTTGAAAAAATTTATGAAAGCAACAAGGAAGCAGTTGAGTTGGCTGGAGAGTTCTATTCTGCTATAAAATGATAGCTTATTAAAAGAAGAGGTGAAATTTTGAAGAAATATTTATTAATAATAGTATTTCTTATATCTAATATAATATCTTTAGGGGAAGACTCTAATATAGAAAGTATTTTTATGGAAGAAGTTAGGAATAAAAATGAGATTAAAAAGGAACTTAATATTATTCAGAGTACTAAAATTCAGACTTTAGATCCTATAAAAATGCGTGATCAATATTCAGAAAGAGCTGTAAAGTTGATTTATAACACATTATTTGAGATAAAAGATGGGAAAGTAATACCTTGGTTAGTTAAAGACTATAAATGGGAAGATGAGAGAACCTTATTTATAGAGCTAAAGGATGGTATATTGTTTCATAACGGGAGTGAATTATCTTCAAATGATGTAAAATTTACTTTTGAAAGGTTTTCTGAAAAAGGAGCTTTAAAGGATACTTTTGAAGAAATAAGAAACATAAAAATTATAGATAATAAAAGGTTAATAATAAAATTAGAAGAAGGAAACAGTATATTTTTAGAAAAATTAACATATGCCTCTAGCTCCATTGTTAAAAAAACAAAAAAAGGAATAACTGGAAGTGGTAGGTTCTATCCTGTTGTTTTTAATAATGGACAGGTTGTTTTAAAAAGATATTTAAATTATTTTAAAGGGAAATCAGTTATTAGAGAAGTGAGATTTACCCATGAAATTAATGATAAGAAAAAAATGACTTCACTTTTTGATGAGGGAAATGATGTGGCATTTGATGTAAGTGAAAAAGCATTCAATGAAGCTAAAAAAGAGGGAATAATTCCATCTGATGTTTTAGTTAGAAAAAATAATTTAATGGAAAGTACTGTATTTAGATTTGGGAAACAAAATGAAAATATTTATACAAGAAAAAATAAAAAATTAATAGAAAAAATGATCAATAGAGAAGAAATTTCAGAACTTATAACAGGGAATAAATTAAATAGCGCCAACACATATTTTCCAAAAGATTTATTTAAAGCTGAATTGTCAAAGACTGAAAATAATTCTAGCAAAAAATTAGTTTTAAAAGAATTAAAAAATAGTCAGTTAAAAAAAGAAATAAATCTAATGATATTAAATAATATGTTTGATATGGCTAAGATTATAAAGGAAGAGTTTCAACAATATGGAATTAAAGTAAATATTTTACCACATAATCTTGATTCGTATTCTATGAAAATAAAAACAGGTGATTATGATATAGCTCTTTATAATATGGTTTATAAAGATGATTATATTTTGCTTAATATTAGAAATATTTTATTAAACGATTTAAAAAATGTGGATTTATATAATGCTATTGAACCTTTCTTAAAGATAGCCATGGACGAAAAGGATAAGGGAAAAAGAGATCAAATTTTTGATAAGATAGTTCAGCTTCTTTATAAGGAGTTGCTGTACATTCCAATAATTCATGAAAAATTACTAGTTGTAGGTTATAATAAATTAGATAAAATATATGATGTGGAAAAATAAAAGGTGGTTAGATGATTATGAAAAAAAATATAATATTAATATTGTCCTTATCAATCAATATGCTAACTTACTCTAAATTTTTTGGAAATGATTCTCATAGCTCACTTACAGCTGATGTTAAAATTGGAAAAATGGAAAATGTTATAACAGGAGTTTCCAGAAGAAAATTAGCAAGTAATGAAGGAATAGTTATAACTTTAAAACAAAAGAACAAGTGGAAAGTTGAAAATTTAAAGATAGAGGCCCTTCCAACAAGGGATCATGTGGATTTTTTATCAGTACCAGTTGGAAAAGTTTACGATTTTAGATATTATGTGAATGATAAAGAGGTAAGTGTTGGAGATACAATTTCATTTCCCAATGGTTCCACTAAGATGGAAATGAAAATTTTAGCAACTTATGCTGGTTATTATTGGTCTTATCCACCGTATACAACTAATAAAGTTTTAACAGATAATATAGGTAGAATAAAATTAAGGTATGATATTCCTGAGACTGGAGAAAGAAATAAAACACTAGATATATCACAATTATATTATGAAACTTATGTTATTCAAAAAGTTAAAGTAAATGTAAGTGGAAAAATGGATTTTGGACAAGTTATAGCAGGGGAGATAGCCAATGCAGATGTGGATGTGGATGTTTATTTTTATAATAATAAAAGCACATATGAGATTCCAGATTCAATGAATATAGAAAATTACAATGGAGACACTTTGAAAGTAAATTTAAGTAGTTTTGTTGATAATTATAGCGGATGGGATTCCCATAGTAGAATTAAAATATATGGAAGTGTAAAAACAGAAAAAAGCACACCTTCAGGTAAATATAAAGGTAGTTTTTATGTTAAGTTTAGGTTTAAATAATGTTAATATAATTGTCGCTGGGAGAAAATATGGGTATACTTAAAAACAATTTAAATAAAATTAAAGTGTTATGTATTTTTACTATAGCTTTTAATATTTCCTATTCATTTACAGGTGATTATAAAAATTATGAAGATGCTTATGTTGAAATTAGAGCTAGAAGAAAAACAGATGATTTTTTCATGGTAAAATATGATTATGAAAATGATAAAGTTTTTGTTGGTATAAAATCACTTTTTTATTTTTTTGAGATCTATGGAATGAATATAGATGCAAACTCAGGAATGGTCTCTGGTGAAGTGGATGGTAAAAATTTTAAAGTTACATTTTCTAAAAAGAATTATTTTGTTGCTGATGAAGATATGTTTGTGAGTATGGAAAGTTTAAAAAAATTAAATATAAAAGATCCAACATATGATTCTTCTCAATTAAGTATAACCTTAGATCCTTTATTCGAACTACCTGCAGAAGAAAGAGAAAAAAGTAAAATAAATAGGTTGAAATTTGATCAATCAGCTGAGGAAGAAGAAGTTAGTATAGATTATTTATCAAAGGGAAAATTATTTACACCAGGACTTTTAAATTTAAATTATTATCAAGGAGATATTGAAGATAGTGAAAACAGTTTTTATTTTGAGTACGCTAATCAATTGTTATATGGAGATTTTTATTTAAAACAAAAGTTTAGCCCTGAAACTGAATTAGATACCTATAGGTTAACATATCATAATATTTTTAAGAAAAAATCCTTAATATTAGGAGATATTTCAATGGAACTTCCAGGATTTGTAGATGTTGATAGTGGTGTAAAAGGGATATATCTAGGTGATGATAATACTTATATAACTAAATCTGATGAAGATGGCTATGTTAAAATTATAGGGAAAGCTCAAAATGCAGATATTATAGAACTTTATCAAGGGCAAGCATTAATAGAATATATAAAACCAACAGAGGAAGAATTCGAATTTGAAATTAAAGATAAATCTTCCAGAGGAGAATATAATTTAAAAATATATTATAAAGATGGGAAAATAGAAAATAGAAAAGTTTATACAGCTAGCGATAGTAAACTATTAAATCAAGGCAAATTTGATTACACAGTTCAAATGGGAGAAACAGAGGATGAAAGAGATATACAAAAATATGCAAATGTAAGATATGGCTTAAATGATTCAGTTACAGTTGGAATAGGGGCCTATGATTTAAAATCAGATGAAAATATAAATTACAGAATTTTAAAAAATAATGTTGTATTTAAATTAGGAGAAGGTAGAGATAAAACAATTGCTAATTTTACAAACTATTATGAAAATGAAACTAAAAGTAATAACTATGAGCTAACAGTTAGTCATAATATTAAAGATGTTAATTTAACATTTGAAAATGAAAAATATGGAAAGAAAATAAAAACTCAAGAGGGAATATCAGATTATTATAGGTTATCAGCAACTAAAAATTTTAATAATAATTCAGTTGAGATAGGGTATAAAATAGAAAATGATGAAAATTCTGATAAAGAATATGAGTATTCAATAGATTTAGAAAATAGAAGTTTTTATCAAACTGCTTTTGGAATAGAAATAACAATGACTAAAACAGATGAAGGTTCCTATATGACTTATAGCCCTGAGGTTAGTTATTATGGAGTTGAAAATATTAGTTTTATATTAAGAGCAGATTTTCAAGGATCTGAAAATGGAAGTGGTCTAGAATCAGATTATACATTTAAAGCTTATACTAAAAAATTACAGTTTCCTAAAACAAATTTATTTTATGATGTTGGGTTGTCAGCAGAATACTCTGATGAAGATAAGTTTTTTGCTTCCTTAGATTTTACACTTTATTTTAATGATCATATAGATATTGAAACTCCAATTTATGCTGATGATGAAACGTTTACTGTTGGATTAAAGGCTGAAAAAGCTATAGACTTATCTAATGTTAGAAGGAATATAAAAAATGTTGACATTGAAAAATCATGGATATTTGGTAGAGTATATTTAGATTCCAATAGTAATGAAAAATATGATGTGGGAGAAAAATTATTAGAGAATGTGGGGATGTCTTTAGATGGAGAGACTATACTTACAGACAAAAATGGAAAATATTTTATAGATGGTATACTACCTAATAAAATTCATGAGTTATCTTTAAATAGACGAACAATTGATCCAATGCTGAAAAGCATTAAAGATAAGGTAACTCTTGTTACAAGAGCATCTGAAGGGATTAAAATAGATATACCTGTGGCTCCAGTATCAATGATTAGTGGTAATATGTGGATGGGAGAAAAAATAAATGATAAGAAATTTATAAGAATTATAAGTATGACTAATATTTCTTTAGAAAAAGATGGGAAAATATACAAGGAAATA contains:
- a CDS encoding ABC transporter substrate-binding protein; the encoded protein is MKKYLLIIVFLISNIISLGEDSNIESIFMEEVRNKNEIKKELNIIQSTKIQTLDPIKMRDQYSERAVKLIYNTLFEIKDGKVIPWLVKDYKWEDERTLFIELKDGILFHNGSELSSNDVKFTFERFSEKGALKDTFEEIRNIKIIDNKRLIIKLEEGNSIFLEKLTYASSSIVKKTKKGITGSGRFYPVVFNNGQVVLKRYLNYFKGKSVIREVRFTHEINDKKKMTSLFDEGNDVAFDVSEKAFNEAKKEGIIPSDVLVRKNNLMESTVFRFGKQNENIYTRKNKKLIEKMINREEISELITGNKLNSANTYFPKDLFKAELSKTENNSSKKLVLKELKNSQLKKEINLMILNNMFDMAKIIKEEFQQYGIKVNILPHNLDSYSMKIKTGDYDIALYNMVYKDDYILLNIRNILLNDLKNVDLYNAIEPFLKIAMDEKDKGKRDQIFDKIVQLLYKELLYIPIIHEKLLVVGYNKLDKIYDVEK
- a CDS encoding DJ-1/PfpI family protein; the protein is MKKVYVLLAEGFEILEAMAPIDIMRRAGIKVVTLSINKTLEVNSAQGVMVKADELFKDYKDASGIFLPGGYSGYENLFKSDEAMELTKYYLENNKLVAAICGAPSSLGRRRMIDNRNITLHFGCYDLVKDFCNIIKKPIVLDGNLLTASGSGYSQELGFEILKYLTPDKIDEVKKGMTLK
- a CDS encoding HD domain-containing phosphohydrolase; protein product: MKKIILSLMICLFSFSFGENEIKVNIPLKTTDMYLYKNLEIGEYEGVYTHFLEGISNKVIYKVDDSFYNDNSNVSKESSVTVRTFEDENDEDNYYIKTPIRYTVTVLTKKDSFVKTMNDLNNLNIGYVKESQGLKEIETRFRNVKFIENSFKNREKALEALKNGLVEALIIKDWLNYYDDDKFTRVIEKINYKECIAIDKNRKDIYEKIKAQFDNFNNEEIDKIINIERTKYYKYILKDTPNYSIVKNKFKEIKVNLPGDKYMIPFYYSYKKGYKGITIKVLEEIEKVLDVPLAFTKDTGDIKPILIRNKESLKDYTFTKPYYESKVTIANRIRDGFIETISDLDNKKIIIRKDSGIKDYIESRVKNPHIIEVDTYQDGLDKLLSGKGECLAGYFGSVNGIISNNFIEGKVKIAGILNDSLSISVAINKDQPELSQLVRMIVESFDVDKTIYDDSLTKNILVAKNYKLMAKIGIPLLMFIVILIIVLIISEKNRKRAEELGYMLVKTLEMANKLNDEDTGEHTKRLGMYAEVLALDIEKFTKKEIEDIRKYATVHDIGKVTIPANILKKPGKLTEEEFNIVKEHVNSGFEIVKNLKLGKIAENIVRFHHEKWNGMGYPLGLKESEIPLEAALVGIADMYDALRQEKAYKKSLNHEETVKIIKLESGKSFSPEIVKCFIKNNKLFEKIYESNKEAVELAGEFYSAIK
- a CDS encoding ABC-F family ATP-binding cassette domain-containing protein — its product is MISTSNLTMRFPDKKLFEDINIKFTPGNCYGLIGANGAGKSTFVKILSGEMSPTEGDVILDKNKRMAVLSQNHFAFEEIKVLDVVLMGHKKLWSIIEAKNAIYAKEEFTDEDGMKAADLEGEFAELNGWDAEPEAAMLLTGLGVEAKYHESLMKELDESLKVKILLAQAIFGNPDVLLLDEPTNGLDIKAVTWLENFLINLTDTTVIVVSHDRHFLNKVCTHIADIDFGKIKMFVGNYDFWYESSQLMLGLLSNKNKKIEQKRQELQEFIAKFSANASKSKQATSRKKQLEKLQLEDMQVSNRKYPFIEFKPTREPGNNMLKVENISKSINGVKLFENLSFTINNTDKVIFICDNDILKTTLLSILAGEMEPDSGTVTWGVTVTSAYMPKDNSKYFDGIEENLVDWLRPYSTDKHESFIRGFLGRMLFTGEESQKKASVLSGGEKVRCMLSKMMMSGANALLFDNPTDHLDLESITSLNKALSKFTGTVLFSAHDHEFIQTVANRIIEILPDGSVIDKLMDYDDYIQMKIDQEK
- a CDS encoding NADH:flavin oxidoreductase, which encodes MKNMLSPLKIKNIEVKNRVVLPPLVRFSMIGTDGKVTEKLLNWYEEIARDGIGMIIVEATCVDKNGKLRDNQLGLWDDSFIDGLKKISAIGKKYSVPMLIQIHHAGFKKDFNLVKEEVLDNILDMFVLAFERAKKAGFDGIEIHGAHTYLLSQLNSKLHNTRFDKYGGSFEKRMYFNKTLIQRTKNLFDDNFILGYRMGGNEPSLEDGIKIAKYLEELGIDLLHVSTGIPDDSFRQNVKINDFPEDFPLDWVIYMGIKIRENLNIPVIGVRNIKKETQVSYLIENNLLDLVAVGRAMIFTKRWMHKAILSYKKRNNTNEV